From a single Brassica napus cultivar Da-Ae chromosome C9, Da-Ae, whole genome shotgun sequence genomic region:
- the LOC106447642 gene encoding probable L-type lectin-domain containing receptor kinase S.7, whose protein sequence is MASSRKLLALFFFISIAEPIFVSSDNVNFTFKSFTIRNLTFLGDSHLRNGVVGLTRELGVPDTSSGTVIYNTPIRFYDPVSNTTASFSTHFSFSVQNVNPDSSGDGLSFFLSHDNDTLGSPGEFLGLVNSSQPMKNRFVAIEFDTKLDPNFNDPSGNHVGLDVDSLNSIATSDPSIDLKSGKSITSWIDYKNDMRLLNVFLSYTDPIATTKKPEKPILSVNIDLSPFLNGEMYVGFSGSTEGSTEIHLIENWSFKTSGFVPVRSKSNRPHNVSGSSAAPVAIPKGGRRRQRHGLAIGLGISCPVFFCLALSVFGYFTLKKLKGVKAEKELKTELITGLREFSYRELYAATKGFHSSRVIGRGAFGNVYRAMFVSSGTISAVKRSRHNSTEGRTEFLAELSIIACLRHKNLVQLQGWCNEKGELLLVYEFMPNGSLDKILYQESETGAVALDWSHRLNIAIGLASALSYLHHECEQQVVHRDIKASNIMLDINFNARLGDFGLARLTEHDKSPISTLTAGTMGYLAPEYLQYGTATEMTDAFSYGVVILEIACGRRPIDKEPENQKTVNLVDWVWRLHSEGRVLDAVDERLRGEFDEEMMRKLLLVGLKCAHPDSNERPSMRRVLQILNNEVEPSPVPKMKPTLSFSIGLISLDDIVSKDDGDSIV, encoded by the coding sequence atggCTTCTTCAAGAAAGCTtcttgctctcttcttctttatctCAATAGCGGAACCAATCTTTGTCTCCTCCGATAACGTCAACTTCACATTCAAATCCTTCACCATCCGAAACCTCACGTTCCTCGGCGACTCCCATCTCCGAAACGGCGTCGTGGGACTCACGCGGGAGCTAGGCGTACCCGACACGAGCTCCGGAACCGTAATCTACAACACACCAATCCGTTTCTACGATCCAGTCTCAAACACCACGGCGTCTTTCTCCACACACTTCTCCTTCTCCGTCCAAAACGTGAACCCAGACTCCTCCGGCGACGGgctctccttcttcctctcccACGACAACGACACCTTAGGAAGCCCCGGCGAGTTCTTGGGCCTCGTGAACTCCTCCCAGCCCATGAAGAACCGATTCGTCGCGATCGAATTCGACACCAAGCTCGATCCGAACTTCAACGATCCGAGCGGGAACCACGTCGGGCTAGACGTCGATAGCTTGAACTCGATCGCCACGTCGGATCCGTCGATCGATCTCAAATCCGGGAAATCGATCACGTCTTGGATCGATTACAAGAACGATATGCGTTTGCTTAACGTCTTCTTGAGCTACACTGATCCTATAGCTACAACGAAGAAGCCAGAGAAGCCTATTTTGTCAGTGAACATCGATCTTTCTCCGTTCTTGAACGGTGAGATGTACGTAGGGTTCTCCGGCTCCACGGAAGGAAGCACGGAGATTCATCTCATCGAGAATTGGAGCTTCAAGACGTCTGGTTTTGTTCCGGTTAGATCGAAATCTAACCGTCCTCACAACGTTTCAGGTAGCTCTGCAGCTCCTGTGGCTATACCTAAGGGTGGAAGAAGACGTCAAAGACACGGTCTCGCGATTGGACTTGGGATCTCTTGTCCTGTCTTCTTCTGTTTAGCTCTCTCGGTGTTCGGTTACTTCACGTTGAAGAAGTTGAAAGGAGTTAAAGCGGAGAAGGAGCTCAAGACGGAGCTAATCACAGGCCTTAGAGAGTTTAGCTACAGAGAGCTTTACGCAGCTACGAAAGGGTTTCACTCCAGTCGTGTCATTGGGAGAGGAGCGTTTGGGAATGTGTACAGAGCTATGTTTGTTTCGTCGGGAACGATCTCTGCTGTGAAGAGATCGAGGCATAACTCGACGGAAGGGAGGACGGAGTTTCTAGCTGAGTTGTCCATCATTGCTTGCTTGCGGCACAAGAATCTTGTTCAGCTGCAGGGTTGGTGTAACGAGAAGGGAGAGTTGCTTCTTGTTTACGAGTTCATGCCTAATGGGAGTCTTGATAAGATTCTGTATCAGGAGTCGGAGACTGGAGCTGTGGCTCTTGACTGGTCGCATAGGCTGAACATAGCGATTGGTTTGGCTTCGGCTTTGTCTTATCTTCACCATGAGTGTGAGCAGCAAGTGGTTCACAGAGATATAAAGGCAAGCAACATAATGCTAGACATCAACTTTAACGCGAGGCTGGGGGACTTTGGTCTCGCTAGGCTCACTGAGCACGATAAAAGCCCTATCTCGACGTTAACAGCTGGTACGATGGGGTATCTCGCACCGGAGTATCTCCAATACGGGACTGCGACTGAGATGACTGATGCGTTTAGCTACGGAGTGGTGATTCTTGAGATTGCTTGCGGGAGAAGGCCGATAGATAAAGAGCCTGAGAATCAAAAGACTGTCAACTTGGTGGATTGGGTTTGGAGATTGCACAGTGAAGGAAGAGTGCTTGATGCTGTTGATGAGAGGTTGAGAGGCGAGTTTGATGAGGAGATGATGAGGAAGCTGTTGCTGGTTGGGCTTAAGTGCGCACATCCGGATAGTAATGAGCGACCATCGATGAGACGTGTGCTACAGATACTGAACAATGAGGTTGAGCCTAGTCCGGTTCCGAAGATGAAACCAACGCTATCTTTCTCTATTGGGTTGATAAGTCTTGATGATATTGTTTCCAAAGATGATGGAGACAGCATCGTGTAg
- the LOC106447643 gene encoding pentatricopeptide repeat-containing protein At5g55840-like — MSGCSSLFSHKNEAISLLRLGSSILGCFSRVGFSSGVVKQSKRDDYASHEPFGVTGFDMEKSIYNILTIDRWESLNHMDYRQARLRPVHGKLALKFLKWVVKQPGLEPDHLLQLFCITTHILVRARMYDPARHILKELSWMGDKPSFVFTALMTTYRLCNSNPAVFDILIRVYMREGRIQDSLEIFRLMGLYGFNPSVYTCNAMLGSIVKSDGDLSVWPFLKEMLKRKICPDVATFNILINALCAEANFKKSRYLMEKMEKSGYPPTIVTYNTVLHWYCKKGRFKAAIELIDHMKSKGVDADVCTYNMIINDLCRNSRSAKGYLLLRKMRKRMIYPNEVTYNTLINGFSNEGKVLIARQLLDEMLAFGLSPNHVTFNALTDGYISEGNFKEALKMFYMMEAQGLIPTEVSYGVLLDGLCKHAEFDLARGFYMRMKRKGISVGRITYTGMIDGLCKNGLLDEAVKMLNEMSRDGVDPDIVTYSALINGFCKVGRFRTVKEIVCRVYRAGLSPNGIIYSTLIYNYCMMGCLKEALRIYEAMILEGDTPDHFTFNVLVSSLCKAGKVGEAEEFMRCMTSGGILPNAVSFDCLINGYGSSGEALKAFSIFDEMTKVGHHPTFFTYGGLLKGLCKGGHLKEAEKFLRSLHDVPAAVDTVMYNTLLTAMCKSGNLDKAVSLFGEMVQRSVLPDSYTYTSLISGLCKKGKTVIATLFAKEAEARGNLLPNEVMYTCFVDGMFKAGQWEAAFHFREQMEKLGLAPDAVTTNVMIDGYSRMGKIEKTNDLLSEIGPNLITYNILLHGYSKRKDIATTFKLYTSMILDGVLPDKLTCHSLILGICESNALEIGLKTLKAFICRGSEVDRRTFNMLISKCCANGEISKAFDLVNVMNLLGISLDKTTYDAVVSVLNRNHRFQESRMVLHAMSKQGLSPDCTKYIGLLNGLCRVGDIKTAFMLKDEMIAHKTCPANVAESAMVRALAKCGKAEEATLLLRSMLKKKLVPTIASFTTLMHMFCKNGDVTEALELRVVVKNCGLKLDLVSYNVLISGLCAKGDMVAAFKLYEEMKQDGFLANATTYKALVSGILSLGTAFSGIDIIIEDLLARGFITSLSSSQDSNTTLTMVMEKLKALQSHKKG, encoded by the exons ATGTCCGGTTGCTCGAGCTTATTTTCTCACAAAAACGAAGCAATCTCTCTATTGCGTCTCGGTTCTTCAATACTCGGATGTTTCTCCCGAGTAGGGTTTTCTTCCGGCGTCGTAAAACAGTCCAAACGAGATGATTATGCTTCTCACGAACCATTTGGTGTCACTG GGTTTGATATGGAGAAGAGCATATACAACATTCTTACAATCGACCGTTGGGAATCTCTAAACCATATGGATTACAGACAGGCTCGTCTTAGACCAGTTCACGGGAAGCTAGCCTTGAAGTTTCTCAAATGGGTGGTCAAGCAACCCGGTCTGGAGCCTGACCATCTCCTTCAACTGTTTTGTATCACTACGCATATACTTGTCAGAGCTAGAATGTACGACCCTGCAAGGCACATCTTGAAGGAGCTGTCTTGGATGGGTGACAAACCAAGCTTTGTGTTTACTGCTTTGATGACCACGTACAGGCTATGCAACTCAAACCCTGCTGTTTTCGACATCTTGATTCGTGTGTATATGAGAGAAGGAAGGATTCAAGATTCTCTAGAGATATTTCGTTTGATGGGTCTTTACGGGTTCAACCCTTCTGTTTATACCTGTAACGCAATGCTAGGTTCCATTGTAAAGAGTGATGGGGATTTGTCAGTCTGGCCTTTCTTGAAGGAAATGCTCAAGAGGAAGATTTGTCCCGACGTGGCTACCTTCAATATCCTAATCAATGCGCTCTGTGCTGAAGCGAACTTTAAAAAGTCGCGTTATCTCATGGAAAAGATGGAGAAGAGTGGTTATCCCCCAACTATAGTTACGTACAACACTGTGCTCCATTGGTATTGCAAAAAGGGGAGATTTAAAGCTGCTATAGAGCTTATAGATCACATGAAGTCCAAAGGGGTTGACGCTGATGTGTGTACATATAATATGATTATCAACGATTTGTGCAGAAACAGTAGAAGTGCCAAAGGCTATTTGTTACTGAGGAAAATGAGGAAGAGGATGATTTACCCCAACGAAGTCACGTACAACACGCTGATTAATGGTTTTTCTAATGAAGGAAAGGTTCTCATTGCTCGTCAACTTTTGGATGAGATGTTAGCCTTTGGACTTTCCCCGAATCATGTTACTTTCAATGCTTTGACTGATGGATACATTAGTGAGGGAAACTTTAAAGAGGCTCTGAAGATGTTTTATATGATGGAAGCACAAGGCCTTATCCCTACTGAAGTCAGCTATGGTGTACTTTTAGATGGGTTGTGCAAGCATGCGGAGTTTGATCTAGCGAGAGGCTTTTACATGAGAATGAAGAGAAAAGGGATCTCTGTTGGGCGAATAACATACACTGGAATGATTGATGGGTTATGCAAGAATGGGTTATTAGATGAAGCTGTTAAGATGCTTAACGAAATGAGCAGAGATGGTGTTGATCCTGATATCGTCACATACTCAGCACTTATAAATGGATTTTGCAAGGTGGGGAGGTTTAGAACTGTTAAGGAGATAGTCTGCAGAGTTTACCGAGCTGGTCTTAGTCCAAATGGCATCATATACTCAACGCTGATATACAATTACTGCATGATGGGATGCTTAAAGGAAGCTTTAAGAATTTATGAAGCTATGATCCTTGAGGGCGATACTCCAGACCATTTCACGTTCAACGTACTCGTCTCTTCTCTATGTAAAGCTGGTAAAGTGGGCGAGGCGGAAGAGTTTATGCGTTGCATGACCAGTGGTGGCATTCTTCCTAACGCAGTTAGCTTTGATTGCCTTATCAACGGGTATGGAAGCTCCGGTGAAGCGCTAAAAGCGTTCTCTATATTTGATGAGATGACCAAAGTAGGCCACCACCCAACGTTCTTCACATATGGTGGTCTTCTCAAGGGATTATGCAAAGGTGGGCATTTGAAAGAGGCGGAGAAGTTTCTGAGAAGCCTCCATGATGTTCCTGCAGCTGTTGACACTGTAATGTACAACACACTACTCACTGCAATGTGTAAATCAGGGAACTTGGACAAGGCTGTCTCTCTATTTGGCGAGATGGTTCAGCGAAGCGTTCTGCCTGACAGTTATACGTATACCAGTCTAATCTCTGGGTTGTGTAAGAAGGGGAAGACTGTTATTGCCACACTCTTTGCTAAGGAAGCTGAGGCTCGAGGTAATTTACTTCCCAACGAGGTGATGTATACATGTTTTGTGGATGGTATGTTCAAAGCTGGTCAGTGGGAAGCTGCTTTTCATTTCCGGGAGCAAATGGAGAAGCTTGGCCTTGCCCCTGATGCTGTCACAACAAATGTAATGATTGACGGTTACTCAAGGATGGGGAAAATAGAGAAGACTAATGACTTGCTTTCTGAAATTGGACCTAATCTGATTACCTACAATATCCTCTTGCATGGGTATTCAAAGAGGAAAGACATAGCAACGACCTTTAAGCTGTATACATCCATGATACTGGACGGCGTTTTACCTGACAAGCTCACATGCCATTCTCTTATCCTCGGGATCTGTGAGTCCAACGCGTTGGAGATTGGTCTTAAAACCTTGAAAGCGTTCATATGCCGAGGTTCTGAAGTTGATAGGCGTACGTTCAACATGCTAATCTCCAAATGTTGTGCAAACGGAGAGATCAGCAAGGCTTTTGATCTAGTTAACGTCATGAACTTACTGGGAATCTCTCTTGACAAAACTACTTATGACGCCGTTGTAAGCGTCCTCAACAGAAACCACAGATTCCAGGAATCTCGCATGGTTCTGCACGCAATGTCGAAGCAAGGTTTATCTCCTGATTGTACCAAATACATTGGTCTGCTTAACGGTCTTTGTAGGGTGGGAGATATAAAGACTGCGTTTATGCTGAAAGATGAGATGATAGCGCATAAGACATGTCCGGCTAATGTAGCTGAGAGTGCAATGGTGAGAGCGCTTGCAAAATGCGGCAAGGCGGAAGAAGCTACCCTGCTTCTTCGTTCCATGCTGAAAAAGAAGCTGGTTCCGACTATTGCTAGTTTCACTACTCTAATGCACATGTTTTGCAAGAACGGGGACGTTACAGAGGCTTTGGAATTGAGAGTTGTTGTGAAAAACTGTGGCCTGAAGCTTGATCTCGTGTCGTACAATGTATTGATTAGTGGACTTTGTGCTAAAGGTGATATGGTAGCTGCGTTTAAGCTCTATGAAGAGATGAAGCAAGATGGGTTCTTAGCTAATGCGACTACTTACAAAGCTCTCGTCAGTGGGATACTTTCCCTAGGTACCGCATTCTCAGGGATAGATATTATCATTGAGGATTTACTTGCAAGAGGATTCATAACATCCTTGAGCTCGTCTCAAGATTCAAACACAACCTTGACAATGGTCATGGAGAAGCTGAAGGCTTTGCAGTCTCACAAGAAGGGATAA